The following proteins are encoded in a genomic region of Kosakonia oryzae:
- a CDS encoding helix-turn-helix domain-containing protein, translated as MGMQQMVVHEIQQWIDENLDRPLRIRDVATRAGYSKWHLQRLFQEVMQVPLGIYIRNKKLESAAEALLTTEDSIITISTRYGYDSQQTFTRTFARKYHMPPGVWRRYHQG; from the coding sequence ATGGGTATGCAACAGATGGTGGTACATGAGATCCAGCAGTGGATCGATGAAAACCTCGACCGTCCGCTCAGAATTCGCGATGTTGCCACGCGGGCCGGTTACTCAAAATGGCATTTACAGCGTCTTTTTCAGGAAGTGATGCAGGTGCCGTTGGGGATTTATATCCGCAATAAGAAGCTGGAAAGCGCCGCTGAAGCGTTGCTGACCACGGAAGATTCGATCATCACTATTTCCACGCGCTATGGTTATGACTCACAGCAAACCTTTACCCGCACCTTTGCCCGTAAATACCATATGCCGCCTGGCGTATGGCGGCGGTACCATCAAGGCTAG
- a CDS encoding winged helix-turn-helix domain-containing protein, translated as MPDEENKALSVMGFLIEKRVIYDCRTKKLICLHGTAKPISLRKTQSYLLEYLFNHGVNNVVSDEMLMVDVWERNGLRASAQRVWQVINDLKYNVSKSGVSDEFILRVSRKGYFIRSSSVQALFYHAENQC; from the coding sequence ATGCCAGACGAGGAAAATAAAGCGCTTTCAGTCATGGGCTTCCTTATCGAAAAGCGTGTGATTTATGACTGTAGAACAAAAAAACTCATCTGCCTTCATGGTACAGCGAAACCTATCTCTCTGAGGAAAACCCAGTCGTACTTACTGGAATATCTCTTTAATCATGGGGTTAACAACGTTGTTTCTGATGAGATGCTGATGGTTGATGTCTGGGAGCGAAACGGCCTTCGCGCGTCAGCTCAGCGGGTTTGGCAGGTTATAAATGATCTCAAATATAACGTTAGTAAATCAGGCGTAAGTGATGAGTTTATCCTGAGGGTTTCCCGAAAAGGATATTTTATTAGATCAAGCAGCGTGCAAGCTTTATTTTATCATGCAGAAAATCAATGCTGA
- a CDS encoding methyl-accepting chemotaxis protein: MRVIKPFSLGALLGTGFAAIIVISFLVAIFGRTQLLSTSKHIEYYEKYHLTNLLAMQELKDTLNNATKATFIMVFQDDADKQEAEEKVTEAAIQRIDTLVKQLQQNIQGSDIQQMLDRFKQTQAQYVAVVRQTVSMAKNGQMLDSQSMAVDKLQPVQAQLFNEITLMIQRQQASTTTAAAESTGDARTSGDLLLILAAAATLLGVLIAWFATRLIKRQLGGEPAYALRVVHDIAEGNLAMPVTLAAGDRHSLLAGMEAMRQSLNRIVAQVRESSESISAGASGVAAGSMDLSQRTEQQAASLQQTAASMEQIGQTIRQNADTVRVTNQQATAASDIAAKGGEAIDNIVRTMDEISQSSRKIGEIIAVIDGITFQTNILALNAAVEAARAGEHGRGFAVVAGEVRSLAQRSATAAKEIKGLIQASIDCVDHGATLVNNAGSTIGELVKQSHHVAEMINEIGMTTQEQELGVAQVNDAIAQLDQVTQQNAALVGASSSAVDHLRDQSRNLVALMSVFRTEYARRENAPQLASGVLVNT; the protein is encoded by the coding sequence ATGCGAGTCATCAAACCCTTCTCTCTCGGTGCACTTTTAGGCACCGGCTTTGCCGCCATTATTGTGATCAGTTTCCTGGTAGCGATTTTTGGGCGGACACAATTACTTAGCACCAGCAAACACATTGAATATTACGAGAAATATCACCTGACTAACCTGCTGGCGATGCAGGAGCTAAAGGACACGTTAAACAACGCCACCAAAGCAACCTTTATTATGGTGTTCCAGGATGACGCCGATAAACAGGAGGCCGAAGAGAAGGTCACTGAAGCGGCAATCCAGCGTATCGACACGCTGGTCAAACAGTTACAGCAGAATATTCAGGGCAGCGATATCCAGCAGATGTTGGATCGTTTTAAACAGACGCAGGCGCAATACGTCGCGGTTGTGCGCCAGACGGTGAGCATGGCGAAAAATGGCCAGATGCTCGACTCCCAGTCGATGGCGGTGGATAAATTGCAACCGGTTCAGGCACAACTGTTTAATGAAATCACGTTGATGATCCAGCGCCAGCAGGCCAGCACGACCACGGCAGCGGCGGAGAGCACCGGCGACGCGCGCACATCCGGCGATCTGTTGCTGATACTGGCCGCAGCGGCAACGCTGCTTGGCGTGTTGATCGCCTGGTTTGCCACGCGGCTTATCAAGCGGCAACTGGGCGGTGAACCGGCTTATGCGCTGCGAGTGGTACACGATATCGCTGAGGGTAATCTGGCCATGCCGGTGACGCTGGCGGCAGGCGATCGCCACAGCTTGCTGGCCGGGATGGAAGCGATGCGTCAAAGCCTCAACCGCATTGTGGCGCAGGTTCGTGAGAGCAGCGAATCGATCTCGGCAGGCGCCAGCGGCGTGGCGGCGGGCAGTATGGATCTCAGTCAGCGTACGGAGCAGCAGGCGGCCAGCCTGCAACAGACGGCGGCATCAATGGAGCAAATCGGCCAGACCATTCGCCAGAACGCCGACACGGTGCGCGTCACCAACCAGCAAGCCACTGCCGCCAGCGACATTGCCGCCAAAGGCGGAGAAGCGATCGACAACATTGTGCGCACCATGGACGAGATCAGCCAGAGCTCGCGCAAAATCGGCGAAATCATTGCCGTTATCGACGGTATTACTTTCCAGACCAATATCCTGGCGCTCAACGCGGCGGTGGAAGCGGCGCGTGCCGGTGAGCACGGGCGCGGTTTTGCCGTGGTCGCAGGGGAGGTGCGTTCACTGGCGCAGCGCTCCGCCACGGCGGCGAAAGAGATCAAAGGGCTGATTCAGGCCAGTATTGATTGCGTGGATCACGGTGCAACGCTGGTCAACAATGCCGGTTCCACCATCGGCGAGCTGGTTAAGCAGTCACACCATGTCGCGGAAATGATTAACGAAATCGGCATGACCACCCAGGAACAGGAGCTGGGCGTTGCGCAGGTGAACGATGCGATTGCCCAACTCGATCAGGTGACGCAGCAGAATGCCGCGCTGGTGGGCGCCTCCAGTTCGGCTGTCGATCATTTGCGCGATCAGTCCCGAAATCTGGTGGCGCTGATGAGCGTTTTCCGCACCGAATATGCCCGGCGGGAAAATGCGCCGCAGCTCGCCTCCGGTGTGCTGGTGAATACGTGA
- the yjbE gene encoding exopolysaccharide production protein YjbE, which yields MAHAAPVAEGSAAGSNASDSAIGNSAWVGVAGVAAVTGLALLAMGGGDNGSNTSTSTTTTTTTTPSK from the coding sequence TTGGCACACGCAGCTCCTGTAGCCGAAGGCTCTGCCGCGGGAAGTAATGCTTCAGACAGTGCTATTGGCAATTCGGCGTGGGTAGGGGTTGCGGGCGTTGCCGCCGTTACCGGGCTGGCATTGTTGGCAATGGGCGGTGGGGACAACGGCAGTAACACGTCAACCTCTACCACCACTACTACCACCACCACACCGTCGAAGTGA
- a CDS encoding LuxR C-terminal-related transcriptional regulator, translating to MGRNIDIVLFKINCSYTKKGIIQLVKEIRNCSEIHIAINFSAPFSNRGMLVVTKGHFSPFTLVHTPIIVIPDKIQVDVLADILTEFINGRVSSHVKTIRLGRREIAILKGMIFEKSDDEISNLLSINKKTVSSHKDNIKKKISANSRIDIFYAFSIFPFKDSGLAENEEEIMPFPQQKTPNRRLVAYG from the coding sequence ATGGGAAGAAATATAGATATCGTATTGTTCAAAATTAATTGCTCTTATACCAAAAAAGGTATAATTCAATTAGTGAAAGAAATTCGAAATTGCAGTGAAATACACATTGCCATTAATTTTAGTGCGCCTTTTTCCAACCGAGGGATGCTGGTTGTGACTAAAGGTCATTTTTCGCCGTTTACCCTGGTACATACACCTATAATTGTGATCCCCGATAAAATACAAGTGGATGTTTTAGCAGACATTTTAACTGAATTTATAAATGGACGAGTAAGTAGCCATGTAAAAACCATTCGACTAGGCCGTCGGGAAATCGCCATATTGAAGGGCATGATCTTCGAAAAGAGCGACGACGAAATATCTAACCTACTGAGTATCAACAAGAAAACGGTTTCATCCCATAAAGACAACATTAAGAAGAAAATCTCAGCCAACTCCAGAATTGATATTTTTTACGCCTTCAGTATTTTTCCATTCAAAGATAGTGGACTGGCAGAAAACGAGGAAGAAATAATGCCTTTCCCCCAGCAAAAAACGCCAAATCGTAGATTGGTGGCCTACGGCTGA
- a CDS encoding Hha/YmoA family nucleoid-associated regulatory protein — protein sequence MPTNLCSMTAMRHYYLRILRRYSSLNAVEEIYELRRQKLTGIELEALISASDHRRAELVHHCRWLKVPASAWRNV from the coding sequence ATGCCTACTAACCTTTGTAGTATGACCGCCATGCGCCACTATTATCTGCGTATTTTACGCCGTTATTCCTCGCTCAATGCGGTCGAAGAAATTTATGAACTTCGGCGCCAAAAACTAACCGGAATTGAACTGGAAGCGCTGATCAGTGCCAGCGATCATCGCCGCGCCGAACTTGTTCATCACTGCCGCTGGCTGAAAGTCCCGGCCAGCGCATGGCGCAATGTGTAG
- a CDS encoding KTSC domain-containing protein, whose protein sequence is MKRHPLSCRALKAAGYDPNSSVLELEHSNGRVEQYLGVPPKVWQGFLMSQQQEAYFRENIAHSYLKITVEQANRSRF, encoded by the coding sequence ATGAAAAGACATCCCCTTTCTTGCAGGGCGCTAAAGGCGGCAGGCTATGACCCGAACTCCAGTGTGCTGGAGCTTGAGCACAGTAATGGCCGCGTAGAGCAGTATCTCGGCGTACCGCCGAAAGTCTGGCAGGGTTTTTTGATGAGTCAGCAACAGGAAGCGTACTTCCGCGAAAATATTGCCCATAGCTACTTAAAAATCACCGTCGAGCAGGCGAATCGCAGCCGCTTTTAG
- a CDS encoding YoaK family small membrane protein, whose protein sequence is MRIGIAFPVLVFIVAVAFLAWFILGGYANPGS, encoded by the coding sequence ATGAGAATTGGTATTGCCTTTCCGGTGCTGGTTTTTATTGTAGCGGTCGCTTTCCTTGCCTGGTTTATCCTCGGCGGCTACGCCAACCCAGGTTCCTGA
- a CDS encoding nucleoside recognition domain-containing protein encodes MNIIEIIMSAGKVSVDVALYTLLPIMVVMLIIMKYLEEKGVLDGIVRLTSPVLKPFGISGMGIFALIQLNFVSFAAPLAALAIMERRGTSDRHLAATLAMLFAMGQANVFYPLTPFGLHWGIAIVISLIGGLAASTLTWYVTGRRLSSASLRDEEGELNKDKPRASLISVINGAGADAIRLSLGSLPMLLLSLTVVGLLKAAGVVEALTSLLTPMLEFFHISTVYVLLTLTKCLAGGTAYFGVASEMVQHGQLTAQQINASAGFLVQTLDLPGIGIFLGIASRFVHLFRFVLPGAIVGILVRTLLHVMVF; translated from the coding sequence ATGAATATCATTGAAATCATCATGTCGGCGGGCAAGGTTTCCGTGGATGTTGCGCTGTATACCTTGCTGCCGATCATGGTGGTGATGCTTATCATAATGAAGTATCTGGAGGAAAAAGGGGTTCTGGATGGCATTGTTCGTCTCACCTCCCCGGTATTAAAGCCTTTTGGTATCAGCGGAATGGGGATTTTCGCCCTGATTCAGCTTAATTTTGTCAGCTTTGCCGCACCGCTCGCCGCGCTGGCTATTATGGAGCGCCGCGGCACCTCCGATCGCCATCTTGCCGCCACGCTCGCCATGTTGTTCGCCATGGGCCAGGCGAATGTGTTTTATCCTCTGACTCCGTTCGGCCTGCACTGGGGCATAGCGATTGTGATTTCGCTGATTGGTGGCCTTGCTGCTTCAACGCTGACCTGGTACGTCACGGGACGCAGGCTCTCTTCTGCCAGCCTGCGCGATGAAGAGGGAGAGCTGAATAAAGATAAACCGCGCGCGAGTTTGATTTCGGTGATTAACGGCGCGGGCGCCGATGCGATTCGCCTGTCGCTGGGATCGCTGCCGATGCTGTTGTTATCGCTGACGGTGGTGGGCTTACTGAAAGCGGCAGGCGTGGTAGAAGCGCTGACGTCGCTGTTAACGCCGATGCTGGAATTCTTCCATATTTCCACGGTATATGTGCTGCTGACGCTGACCAAATGCCTGGCGGGCGGAACGGCCTATTTTGGCGTGGCCTCGGAGATGGTGCAGCACGGTCAACTGACGGCGCAGCAGATCAACGCCTCGGCGGGCTTCCTGGTGCAAACCCTCGATTTACCGGGGATCGGGATTTTCCTCGGTATCGCCAGCCGCTTTGTCCACCTGTTCCGCTTTGTACTGCCCGGCGCGATTGTCGGCATTCTGGTCCGCACGCTGTTACATGTAATGGTGTTTTAA
- a CDS encoding YciI family protein: MFIVTLKYKKPLSEVDRFVEAHRTYLDACFKENYFLAAGPTNPRSGGVILTRALARPALDALLQEDPFYREGVADYEVVEFEPMKCSAAMAAALGK; encoded by the coding sequence ATGTTTATCGTAACGTTGAAATATAAAAAGCCGTTAAGCGAGGTCGATCGCTTTGTTGAGGCGCACCGCACGTATCTCGACGCGTGCTTTAAAGAGAACTATTTTCTGGCGGCCGGGCCAACGAACCCGCGCAGTGGCGGCGTGATTTTAACCCGCGCGCTGGCCCGCCCGGCGCTGGATGCGCTGCTGCAAGAAGATCCCTTTTACCGTGAAGGCGTGGCCGATTACGAGGTTGTAGAATTCGAGCCGATGAAATGCAGCGCCGCAATGGCCGCCGCGCTGGGAAAATAG
- a CDS encoding LysR family transcriptional regulator → MDIKLLRSFTVVARLEHIGQAAERLNISSSPLSRQIQMLEDELGVTLFHREKKRLHLTTEGEKFLDEVGPFLQHYNRLKDHARHLGQANAGRIDIGYVEAAIHSRLLPDALAKLALPPDIDIKLHSMRSKQQLEQLQARLIDVAFLYTLPPSSDAQFCQKIVLTEPVLLAMPKEMALPAPTPAQLEQYPWIAEQENLNPAARAQLLRACQEKGFTPRISLEVSGPLAALSCVEAGLGFTFIQQSLARIASEKVALVALPWLPLEITLHLVWRKNETKPLVRRLLAAFD, encoded by the coding sequence GTGGACATCAAACTGCTGCGATCGTTTACCGTTGTTGCCCGGCTTGAGCATATCGGCCAGGCGGCTGAAAGGCTGAATATCTCATCATCCCCGCTGAGCCGACAAATTCAGATGCTGGAAGATGAATTAGGCGTCACGCTGTTTCATCGCGAGAAAAAACGCCTCCATCTGACCACTGAAGGGGAAAAATTTCTCGACGAAGTGGGGCCTTTTCTTCAGCACTATAATCGGCTGAAAGATCACGCCAGACATCTGGGCCAGGCCAACGCCGGACGTATCGATATCGGCTATGTCGAAGCGGCGATTCACTCACGCCTGCTGCCCGACGCGCTGGCAAAATTAGCGCTGCCGCCAGATATCGATATCAAGCTGCATTCGATGCGTTCAAAGCAACAGCTTGAGCAGCTACAGGCCCGGTTAATTGATGTGGCGTTCTTATATACGCTGCCGCCGTCAAGCGACGCGCAGTTTTGCCAGAAAATCGTTCTTACCGAGCCGGTGCTGCTGGCGATGCCGAAAGAGATGGCCCTCCCCGCGCCTACGCCCGCGCAGCTTGAGCAGTATCCCTGGATAGCCGAGCAGGAAAACCTGAACCCGGCAGCACGCGCGCAGTTACTTCGGGCCTGTCAGGAAAAAGGCTTCACCCCGCGCATCAGCCTCGAAGTTTCCGGCCCGCTGGCCGCGCTCTCTTGTGTCGAAGCGGGACTGGGATTCACCTTTATTCAGCAAAGCCTGGCGCGCATTGCGTCGGAGAAGGTGGCATTAGTGGCTTTGCCATGGCTACCGCTGGAGATCACGCTACACCTGGTGTGGAGAAAAAACGAAACAAAGCCGCTGGTGCGACGTCTCCTGGCGGCTTTCGATTAG
- a CDS encoding ABC transporter substrate-binding protein → MKHRHVKLLAASVFLALSVVSEMAQAAGVLTIGRREDSTTFDPIKSAQNADNWVFSNVFDPLVRVDKTGTKLEPGVAESWSISPDGKVYTFKIRDTKFSDGTPVSASDAAFSLLRIRDDAGSLWRDSYSIIDKAEAPDARTLVVTLKSPSAPFLSQLALPNASVISEKALKDEGAETFAEKPVGSGAFSVKEWVRGEKIVLVKNPNFWQAKNVSLDEVDWLTIPDDNTRMLKVQAGELDAALTVPFSRIASLQKDSNLKVELDPSTREDHLLINHSHGALGKVEVRQALDFAIDKDAIVKTVTFGYGQVANSYIPAGALYHYSDNLRRAYDPEKAKQMLKAAGASDLTLNYVVNAGDEVDEQIAILLQQQLAKAGVKVNLQKVDPSQSWDMLVAGEYDISVMYWTNDILDPDQKTTFVLGHDANMNYMTRYKNDKVKALVAAARVEMDPKKREQMYIDLQKMAKADVNWIDLYYSPYRNVSRKNIEGFYQNPLGRFFLEDTVKK, encoded by the coding sequence ATGAAGCACAGGCATGTTAAGTTGTTGGCGGCCAGCGTTTTTCTGGCGCTCAGTGTGGTCAGCGAAATGGCGCAGGCGGCAGGCGTATTAACCATTGGCCGTCGCGAAGACAGCACCACGTTCGACCCGATCAAATCGGCGCAAAACGCCGACAACTGGGTGTTTTCCAACGTCTTTGATCCGCTGGTGCGGGTGGATAAAACCGGCACCAAACTGGAGCCGGGCGTGGCGGAAAGCTGGAGCATTTCACCGGACGGCAAGGTCTATACCTTTAAAATTCGCGACACTAAATTCTCCGACGGTACGCCGGTGAGCGCCAGCGATGCCGCGTTCAGCCTGCTGCGTATTCGTGATGATGCCGGTTCATTGTGGCGCGATTCGTACAGCATTATCGACAAAGCCGAAGCGCCGGATGCGCGCACGCTGGTCGTCACGCTGAAATCGCCGTCTGCGCCGTTCCTGTCACAACTGGCATTGCCGAATGCGTCGGTGATCTCGGAAAAAGCGCTGAAGGACGAAGGAGCAGAGACGTTTGCCGAAAAACCGGTCGGTTCTGGCGCGTTTAGCGTGAAAGAGTGGGTGCGCGGCGAGAAAATCGTGCTGGTGAAGAACCCGAACTTCTGGCAGGCGAAGAACGTCAGCCTCGACGAAGTGGACTGGCTGACTATTCCCGATGACAACACCCGCATGCTGAAAGTGCAGGCCGGTGAGCTGGATGCCGCGCTGACGGTGCCGTTCTCGCGCATTGCATCACTGCAAAAAGACAGCAATCTGAAGGTGGAGCTGGATCCATCAACCCGTGAAGATCATCTGTTGATCAACCACTCGCACGGTGCGCTCGGTAAAGTGGAAGTGCGCCAGGCGCTGGACTTCGCCATCGACAAAGATGCGATTGTGAAGACCGTGACCTTTGGCTACGGCCAGGTGGCGAACTCCTATATTCCGGCTGGCGCGCTGTATCACTACAGCGATAACCTGCGCCGCGCCTACGATCCGGAAAAAGCCAAACAGATGCTGAAAGCCGCCGGCGCCTCCGATTTAACGCTGAATTATGTGGTTAACGCCGGGGATGAAGTGGATGAGCAGATCGCCATTCTGCTGCAACAGCAACTGGCGAAAGCGGGTGTGAAGGTGAACCTACAAAAAGTTGACCCCAGCCAGAGCTGGGACATGCTGGTGGCGGGCGAATACGATATTTCGGTGATGTACTGGACCAACGATATTCTCGACCCGGATCAGAAAACCACCTTTGTGCTGGGCCACGATGCGAACATGAACTACATGACGCGTTATAAGAATGACAAGGTGAAAGCGCTGGTCGCTGCGGCTCGCGTGGAAATGGATCCGAAAAAACGCGAACAGATGTATATCGATCTGCAAAAAATGGCCAAAGCCGATGTGAACTGGATCGACCTCTACTACAGCCCGTACCGCAATGTGAGCCGGAAAAATATCGAAGGTTTCTATCAGAATCCGCTCGGTCGCTTTTTCCTCGAAGATACGGTGAAGAAATAA
- a CDS encoding ABC transporter ATP-binding protein, producing MTTSANWPLLEADNVSVTFPVSGGLPGARRVVHAVNDVTLKIHAGETLGLVGESGSGKSTLGRALLQLERVTAGEVRFDGHRITHGLKSDVARLRLQTAMIFQDPFASLNPRQTIGDSIAEVLRVHQKVPRSGVNARVAELLTLVGLRPEQAKALPGQLSGGQCQRAGIARALAIEPRLIVADECVAALDVSIQGQIVNLLMELREKMGLAILFIAHDLAIVRRLCDRVAVMYLGRIVEEGPSEAVFTQPRHPYTAALVAAIPEIDPDKPLPAEPLGGEPPSPLSIPQGCAFHPRCPYAQVQCRTGALPPTRQIADHAYSCVLTHTGDETVFPLTRRSFDEAQAC from the coding sequence ATGACGACATCAGCAAACTGGCCCCTGTTAGAGGCGGACAATGTCAGCGTGACCTTTCCGGTTTCCGGCGGCCTGCCAGGCGCCAGGCGGGTGGTGCACGCCGTTAATGATGTCACACTGAAAATTCACGCCGGGGAAACCCTCGGCCTGGTGGGCGAATCCGGCAGCGGCAAAAGCACGCTGGGACGGGCGTTATTGCAGCTGGAGCGGGTGACGGCGGGCGAGGTGCGCTTCGATGGTCACCGCATTACTCATGGGCTGAAGAGTGACGTGGCGCGGTTGCGCCTACAAACGGCGATGATTTTCCAGGATCCTTTCGCCTCACTTAATCCGCGCCAGACCATCGGCGACAGCATTGCGGAAGTACTGCGCGTGCATCAGAAAGTGCCGCGCAGCGGTGTGAATGCGCGAGTGGCTGAATTGCTGACGTTAGTCGGGCTGCGCCCGGAGCAAGCGAAGGCCCTCCCCGGCCAGCTTAGCGGCGGGCAGTGCCAGCGTGCCGGAATTGCGCGCGCGCTGGCGATCGAACCCCGCTTGATTGTGGCGGATGAGTGCGTGGCGGCGCTGGATGTCTCCATTCAGGGGCAGATCGTCAACCTGCTGATGGAACTGCGCGAAAAGATGGGGCTGGCGATTTTGTTTATCGCGCACGATCTGGCGATTGTGCGCCGCCTGTGCGATCGCGTGGCGGTGATGTACCTCGGGCGCATTGTCGAAGAAGGCCCGTCCGAAGCGGTGTTCACGCAGCCGCGCCATCCTTATACCGCCGCGCTGGTGGCGGCGATCCCGGAAATCGATCCCGATAAACCGCTGCCTGCGGAGCCGCTCGGCGGTGAACCGCCCAGCCCGTTATCCATTCCACAGGGTTGCGCTTTCCATCCGCGCTGCCCCTATGCGCAGGTGCAGTGTCGTACCGGCGCGTTACCTCCAACCCGGCAGATTGCCGATCACGCATATTCCTGTGTGTTGACCCATACAGGTGATGAGACTGTTTTTCCTTTAACCAGGAGATCTTTTGATGAAGCACAGGCATGTTAA
- a CDS encoding ABC transporter ATP-binding protein: MTLLTVSELTITREPDIALVDKVSFTLSAGEMLGLVGESGSGKTVTCRALMRLLPGQGLAITGGEVRLGGRDLLALSEAQMSAVRGREMGMIFQNPASHLNPVMTIGEQIAESRRRHFGASRAQAREDAKELLRQVGIPDPQNRVHNYPHEFSGGMRQRAMIAVALAPEPSLLIADEPTTALDVTVQMQILRLLSDLRQQLGLAVIMITHDLGVVAQTCDRIAVMYGGRLCEVGGKRDVLAQPLHPYTRGLIDCQPASEGGQGRLVTISGQPPVADNFPAGCRFHPRCQYASAACQQQPALRQGRDTLAHAAACHHALQPLSLREGA, from the coding sequence ATGACCCTGCTGACCGTCTCAGAACTGACCATTACCCGCGAGCCGGATATCGCGCTGGTCGATAAGGTCTCATTTACGTTGAGTGCCGGAGAGATGCTCGGCCTGGTCGGCGAGAGCGGCTCCGGGAAAACCGTGACCTGCCGCGCGTTGATGCGGCTGTTGCCCGGCCAGGGGTTAGCCATTACCGGCGGCGAAGTGCGGCTGGGTGGCCGTGATTTACTGGCGCTCAGCGAAGCGCAAATGTCGGCGGTGCGCGGTCGCGAAATGGGGATGATTTTCCAGAACCCGGCCAGCCACCTCAACCCGGTGATGACCATTGGCGAGCAAATTGCCGAAAGCCGTCGCCGTCATTTCGGCGCCAGCCGCGCGCAGGCGCGGGAAGATGCTAAAGAACTGCTGCGCCAGGTGGGTATTCCCGATCCGCAAAACCGCGTTCATAACTATCCGCATGAATTTTCCGGCGGCATGCGCCAGCGCGCGATGATCGCCGTGGCGCTGGCACCGGAGCCGTCGCTGCTGATTGCCGACGAGCCAACCACCGCGCTGGATGTCACCGTGCAGATGCAGATCCTGCGTCTGCTCAGCGACTTGCGTCAGCAACTGGGGCTGGCGGTGATCATGATCACCCACGATCTCGGCGTGGTGGCGCAAACCTGCGATCGCATCGCCGTCATGTACGGCGGGCGGCTGTGCGAAGTGGGCGGCAAGCGCGATGTGCTGGCGCAGCCGCTGCATCCTTACACCCGTGGATTAATCGATTGCCAGCCGGCCAGCGAAGGCGGGCAGGGGCGTCTGGTGACTATCAGCGGCCAGCCGCCGGTGGCAGATAACTTCCCGGCCGGTTGCCGCTTTCATCCTCGTTGCCAGTACGCCAGCGCGGCTTGTCAGCAACAGCCTGCGCTGCGGCAGGGACGCGACACGCTGGCGCATGCGGCGGCCTGTCATCACGCATTACAACCACTTAGCCTGCGGGAGGGCGCATGA
- a CDS encoding ABC transporter permease: MSALSVISGLRRRAIPRQHALRAGIVIVGLWLFIALFVPWLAPFDPITQDATSSLLPPGGAHLFGTDNFGRDIFSRVLWGARVDLQICLLGVIFPFLLGTTLGALSGYLGGVVDAAIMRLIDIVLAFPFLVLMLAIIAILGPGLGSFYIAMAMVGWVSYARLVRAQVLTLKQRDFIVAARSLGYGHARILFRHLLPNAITGALVFSMSDCVLVLLNGAAVSYLGLGVQPPTAEWGVMVAEGQSFITTAWWITTFPGLAIVLLAMGFSLLADGLGDKLGARV; this comes from the coding sequence ATGAGTGCTCTCAGCGTGATTTCCGGGTTACGCCGCCGGGCGATCCCACGCCAGCATGCGCTGCGCGCCGGGATAGTGATTGTTGGTCTGTGGCTGTTTATCGCCCTGTTTGTTCCGTGGTTGGCACCGTTTGATCCCATTACGCAGGATGCCACATCAAGCCTGCTTCCCCCTGGCGGCGCGCATCTGTTCGGTACCGATAACTTTGGTCGCGATATCTTCTCGCGCGTGCTGTGGGGCGCGCGGGTGGATCTGCAAATCTGCCTGTTGGGGGTTATCTTCCCGTTTTTGCTCGGCACCACGCTCGGCGCGCTGTCCGGCTATCTCGGCGGCGTGGTAGATGCGGCCATTATGCGATTGATCGACATCGTGCTGGCGTTTCCTTTTCTGGTACTGATGCTGGCGATCATCGCCATCCTCGGGCCGGGACTGGGCAGCTTCTATATTGCGATGGCGATGGTTGGCTGGGTCTCTTACGCCCGACTGGTGCGGGCGCAGGTACTGACGTTAAAACAGCGGGATTTTATTGTTGCGGCACGCAGCCTTGGCTACGGCCACGCGCGCATCCTGTTCCGCCATCTGTTGCCAAACGCCATTACTGGCGCGCTGGTGTTCTCCATGTCCGACTGCGTGCTGGTGCTGCTGAACGGCGCGGCGGTCAGCTATCTTGGGCTGGGCGTGCAGCCGCCCACGGCGGAGTGGGGCGTGATGGTGGCGGAGGGGCAGAGCTTTATCACCACCGCGTGGTGGATAACCACCTTTCCGGGGCTGGCGATTGTGCTGCTGGCGATGGGCTTTAGCCTACTGGCCGATGGCCTCGGCGATAAACTGGGAGCGCGCGTATGA